A region from the Ciconia boyciana chromosome 1, ASM3463844v1, whole genome shotgun sequence genome encodes:
- the PDE6H gene encoding retinal cone rhodopsin-sensitive cGMP 3',5'-cyclic phosphodiesterase subunit gamma, which translates to MSENPAANLNTGDAPTGPTTPRKGPPKFKQRQTRQFKSKPPKKGVKGFGDDIPGMEGLGTDITVICPWEAFSHLELHELAQFGII; encoded by the exons ATGAGTGAGAATCCAGCCGCCAACCTCAACACTGGAGATGCTCCAACTGGTCCCACTACACCACGCAAGGGGCCTCCCAAGTTCAAGCAGAGACAGACAAGGCAGTTCAAGAGCAAGCCTCCTAAAAAAGGAGTAAAAGG GTTTGGAGATGACATCCCAGGCATGGAGGGGCTGGGCACAG ATATCACAGTGATTTGCCCATGGGAAGCTTTCAGCCATCTGGAACTGCACGAGCTGGCCCAGTTTGGGATCATCTAA
- the ARHGDIB gene encoding rho GDP-dissociation inhibitor 2 has product MTEKTQEPHVEEDDDELDGKLNYKPPPQKTLQELQELDKDDESLAKYKKSLLGDGPVVVDPTAPNVVVTRLTLVCDSAPGPITMDLTGDLEALKKETFVLKEGVEYRVKIHFRVNRDIVSGLKYVQHTYRTGVKVDKATFMVGSYGPRPEEYEFLTPIEEAPKGMLARGTYHNKSFFTDDDKHDHLTWEWNLSIKKEWTE; this is encoded by the exons ATGACTGAGAAGACCCAAGAACCTCATGTggaggaagatgatgatgagCTGGATGGGAAACTCAACTACAAACCTCCTCCCCAGAAAACACTGCAGGAGCTGCAAGAGTTGGACAAGGACGATGAAAGCCTCGCTAAGTACAAGAAGTCCCTGCTGGGAGATGGACCTGTGGTAGTAG ACCCAACAGCTCCCAACGTGGTGGTCACCCGACTCACCCTGGTATGTGACTCTGCTCCAGGACCGATCACTATGGACCTTACAG GTGACCTTGAAGCACTCAAGAAAGAGACCTTCGTATTAAAGGAAGGAGTGGAATACAGAGTTAAGATCCACTTCAGA GTAAACAGGGACATTGTGTCGGGACTGAAATACGTGCAGCACACCTACCGGACAGGAGTGAAGG TGGACAAAGCCACATTCATGGTTGGCAGCTATGGGCCACGGCCAGAGGAGTACGAGTTCCTGACACCTATTGAGGAGGCTCCTAAGGGTATGCTGGCTCGAGGCACCTATCACAACAAGTCCTTCTTCACGGATGACGACAAGCACGACCATCTCACCTGGGAATGGAACCTGTCCATCAAGAAGGAATGGACAGAATGA